A single genomic interval of Daucus carota subsp. sativus chromosome 1, DH1 v3.0, whole genome shotgun sequence harbors:
- the LOC108201943 gene encoding monogalactosyldiacylglycerol synthase, chloroplastic isoform X1 → MQPSTVSQEPNFALSLIYKLADFAVNSKFTCLNSNGCSPVLSNFACVDGKRVGVKSLLRVSDKGVSNFRDFLSQFNRVVRFHCERIPIGFASVGLSSCEDSNGFGGNGFGGVEDEGVPLDGVVSKNRKKVLILMSDTGGGHRASAEAIKAAFYEEFGDEYQVFVTDLWTDHTPWPFNQLPRSYNFLVKHGSLWRVTYYASAPKVIHQSNFAATSAFIAREVARGLMKYQPDIIISVHPLMQHVPLRILRSRGLLDKIVFTTVITDLSTCHPTWFHKLVTRCYCPTDEVVKRALKAGLQSSQIKVYGLPVRPSFVKPVRPKVELRKDLGMDEDLPAVLLMGGGEGMGPIEATAKALGNALYDENRGGPVGQVLVICGRNKKLASRLQSIDWKIPVQVKGFVTKMEECMEACDCIITKAGPGTIAEAMIRGLPIILNGYIAGQEVGNVPYVVENGCGKFSKSPKQIASIVSQWFGPKADELHAMSQNALRLARPDAVFKIVHDMDELVRQKRPVPQYSLT, encoded by the exons ATGCAGCCTTCTACTGTAAGTCAAGAACCCAACTTTGCCTTGAGTTTGATCTATAAACTAGCTGATTTTGCTGTTAATTCCAAGTTTACTTGTCTGAATTCAAATGGGTGTTCACCAGTTTTGTCTAATTTTGCTTGTGTTGATGGGAAAAGGGTGGGAGTTAAGTCCTTATTGAGGGTTAGTGATAAGGGTGTTTCGAATTTTCGAGATTTTTTGAGTCAGTTTAATAGGGTTGTTAGGTTTCATTGTGAGAGGATTCCAATTGGGTTTGCTTCAGTTGGGTTGAGTAGTTGTGAGGATAGTAATGGGTTTGGGGGGAATGGGTTTGGTGGTGTTGAGGATGAGGGGGTGCCTTTGGATGGCGTTGTGTCGAAAAATAGGAAGAAAGTTCTGATTTTGATGAGTGATACTGGTGGGGGTCATCGGGCTTCTGCGGAAGCGATTAAGGCTGCATTTTATGAAGAATTCGGGGATGAGTATCAG GTGTTTGTGACTGATTTGTGGACCGATCATACTCCTTGGCCCTTCAATCAATTGCCACGGAGCTATAATTTCTTGGTAAAACATGGGTCTTTATGGAGAGTGACGTACTATGCTTCAGCTCCTAAGGTGATCCATCAATCCAATTTTGCAGCAACATCAGCATTTATCGCCCG AGAGGTTGCCAGAGGTTTGATGAAATACCAGCCTGATATAATAATTAGCGTACATCCCTTAATGCAGCATGTTCCACTTCGTATCTTGAGGTCAAGGGGTCTCCTTGATAAGATAGTGTTTACTACTGTGATAACGGATTTAAGCACCTGCCATCCTACATG GTTCCATAAGCTAGTAACGAGATGCTATTGTCCAACTGATGAGGTGGTGAAAAGGGCACTAAAGGCTGGTCTTCAATCTTCTCAGATTAAAGTTTATGGCCTTCCTGTTAGACCTTCATTTGTTAAGCCTGTTCGCCCAAAG GTAGAACTAAGAAAAGACCTCGGAATGGATGAGGATCTACCTGCTGTGTTGCTAATGGGTGGTGGGGAAGGGATGGGTCCCATCGAGGCCACTGCAAAGGCACTTGGTAATGCATTGTATGATGAAAATCGTGGAGGTCCTGTAGGTCAGGTCCTTGTGATATGCGGTCGCAACAAAAAGCTAGCTAGCAGATTGCAGTCAATTGATTGGAAGATTCCGGTTCAG gtTAAGGGATTTGTCACTAAAATGGAGGAGTGCATGGAGGCTTGTGATTGTATAATTACTAAG GCTGGTCCGGGGACTATCGCTGAAGCTATGATTAGAGGTCTCCCCATTATTTTAAACGGTTACATTGCCGGACAG GAAGTTGGCAACGTACCATACGTGGTGGAGAATGGATGTgggaaattttcaaaatccccaAAACAGATAGCTTCTATTGTCTCCCAGTGGTTTGGTCCAAAAGCAGATGAGCTTCATGCTATGTCGCAAAACGCATTGAGACTAGCACGGCCGGATGCAGTATTTAAAATTGTGCACGACATGGACGAGCTAGTGAGACAGAAAAGACCTGTGCCTCAGTACTCGTTAACCTAG
- the LOC108193346 gene encoding uncharacterized protein LOC108193346: MLVTLQLQTCPIFVQHVVSGYMHESCANAPITYQSKFHNEHAVILTYSLPQQYREYPCYCSICEKHINPIYWVYICANCRFFAHVKCASLTELLSESDIDDEADCGESNLMQFPVHDEASLHETMQECIIKAANSSTGEPSPYINHWAHGHQLALGNKNAKTLPLNLKPKIAETELLICDGCMNPISLVDVFYECSLCNFFLHRSCSQFPERIKHHLAGDLEGILARMSGELYTLECRGCGIRGNGICMHNDEYAFDIKCASLPRIIKHKGHRHPLQQLKTPDDFLCKACWRYRVTEEVRTIVYGCEKCDFFTHIGCVLSAQVVKHRWDPHPLYLILSLKNVPDHPHDFHCEFCPDQINTNSWFYHCNVCDLSFHTSCIDPDDWVSNIKFGATDIYSDKHPHPHGLTYILNKKTRNCNLCGKDARGMRALQCSTCKYIVHENCFIED, translated from the exons ATGCTTGTAACACTACAGCTACAGACTTGTCCTATATTTGTACAACATGTCGTTTCTGGATACATGCACGAGAGTTGTGCCAATGCACCAATCACCTACCAAAGTAAATTTCACAATGAACATGCTGTCATCTTGACCTACTCTCTTCCCCAACAATATCGTGAATATCCCTGTTACTGCAGCATCTGCGAGAAACATATAAATCCCATCTACTGGGTTTATATTTGTGCGAATTGCAGATTTTTTGCTCACGTGAAATGTGCTTCATTAACTGAGTTGTTGAG TGAAAGTGATATTGATGATGAAGCAGATTGCGGAGAGTCTAATTTGATGCAGTTCCCAGTGCATGATGAAGCATCACTACATGAAACAATGCAAGAATGTATCATCAAGGCAGCAAATTCTTCCACTGGGGAACCTTCACCTTATATCAATCATTGGGCCCATGGACACCAACTGGCACTCGGAAACAAGAATGCAAAAACTTTGCCCCTCAACTTGAAGCCGAAAATAGCAGAAACTGAATTGCTAATCTGTGATGGTTGCATGAATCCTATCTCCTTGGTTGATGTATTCTATGAATGCAGTTTATGCAATTTTTTTCTCCACAGATCATGCTCCCAATTCCCCGAAAGGATTAAGCATCATCTAGCAGGCGATCTGGAGGGAATTCTAGCACGAATGTCAGGTGAACTATATACTCTTGAATGCAGAGGTTGCGGCATTCGTGGTAATGGGATTTGCATGCACAATGATGAATACGCTTTTGACATCAAGTGCGCTTCATTACCCAGAATAATCAAACATAAAGGTCATCGTCACCCTCTTCAGCAATTAAAGACTCCAGATGACTTTCTTTGCAAAGCATGTTGGCGTTACCGTGTAACTGAAGAGGTAAGAACCATCGTGTATGGATGTgaaaaatgtgattttttcacaCATATAGGGTGTGTGTTAAGTGCACAAGTGGTGAAACATAGATGGGATCCTCATCCTCTCTACTTGATCCTGTCTCTTAAGAATGTACCTGATCATCCCCATGATTTCCATTGTGAATTTTGCCCCGATCAGATAAACACCAACAGTTGGTTTTATCACTGCAATGTATGCGATCTATCATTTCATACCAGCTGTATTGATCCAGATGATTGGGTGTCCAATATCAAGTTTGGTGCTACCGACATTTACAGCGACAAACATCCACATCCACACGGCCTCACATATATTCTCAATAAAAAGACGAGGAATTGCAATTTATGTGGTAAAGATGCACGCGGTATGCGGGCTCTCCAATGTTCAACATGCAAATATATAGTGCATGAGAATTGTTTCATTGAAGATTGA
- the LOC108211498 gene encoding uncharacterized protein LOC108211498, with product TPNLSCKLAETEILICDGCIKPISLLDELFYECNSCNFFLHRSCSQFPEEFEHHLAGKLESLFGREDHELGGLECQGCRLSGNGIFMTNKTASLDICCASLPRMIKHEAHRHPLSQLKSPDDFFCKACLDEPETNEETIMYGCERCKFYLHIGCVIKPRLMNHRWDPHPLYLILSPKNVADHPHEFECELCSTQINPVAWFYHCSVCDLSFDTDCIDPYDWLSNIKFGATDIYSDKHPHQHGLTYILNKKKRNCNLCGQDACDKPALECSPCKYLVHEDCNDEDWIDFHAVVLATGYKNNVPFWLKMAELKFFFHEHQLILNEAEPVVGKDVECVGCKQPINKLIDAFYRCNKSLIDSSPASDCVGFYMHKTCSELPSTFTHPMNPKKPLSLFVLPYKKEYFYICHACDSHSQHFMYGSDSSVSSEFRVCLKCVMSELKSLEDRNLCHPGHNHPLTLVQSPALFLCHACNTTATDLSYICTRCCFYIHKNCANAPTTYQSKFHNEHALILTYSLPQQYRQYLCYCSICEKHINPIYWVYICANCRFFAHVKCASLTEMLSESDIDDEADCGESSLMQFPVHDEASLHETMQQCIIKAVNPSTGEPSPYINHWAHGHQLALGNKNAKTLPLNLKPKIAETELLICDGCMNPISLVDVFYECSLCNFFLHRSCSQFPKRIKHHLAGDLEAVLARESGELYTFQCSGCGIYGNGICMLNDEYTFDIKCASLPRIIKHKGHRHPLQQLKTPDDFLCKGCWREPVTEEVRTIVYGCEKCEFYTHIGCVLSAQVVKHRWDPHPLYLILSLKNVPDHPHEFPCEFCSKEINTNSWFYHCNVCDLSFHISCIDPDDWLSNIKFGATNIYSDKHPHPHGLTYILNKKTRNCNLCGEDARDTPALQCSPCKYIVHRNCFIKE from the exons ACCCCTAACTTGAGCTGTAAATTAGCGGAAACTGAAATTCTTATCTGCGACGGGTGCATTAAACCAATATCCTTGCTTGATGAATTATTCTATGAATGCAATTCATGCAATTTTTTTCTCCACAGATCATGCTCTCAGTTTCCGGAAGAGTTTGAGCATCATCTAGCAGGCAAGCTGGAGAGCCTATTTGGACGAGAAGACCATGAACTCGGGGGTCTCGAGTGCCAAGGTTGCAGACTCTCTGGTAATGGGATTTTCATGACCAATAAAACAGCCAGTCTAGACATCTGCTGTGCTTCACTACCGAGAATGATCAAACATGAAGCTCATCGCCACCCTCTCAGCCAATTAAAGAGTCCAGATGACTTTTTTTGTAAAGCATGTCTGGATGAACCCGAAACAAATGAAGAAACTATCATGTATGGATGTGAAAGATGCAAATTCTACTTACATATAGGGTGTGTGATAAAACCACGTCTGATGAATCACAGATGGGATCCTCATCCTCTTTACTTGATTCTCTCCCCCAAGAATGTAGCTGATCATCCTCATGAATTCGAGTGTGAACTATGCTCCACACAGATAAATCCAGTCGCTTGGTTTTATCACTGCAGTGTTTGTGATCTATCATTTGATACTGACTGTATTGATCCATATGACTGGCTCTCCAATATCAAGTTTGGTGCTACCGACATTTACAGTGACAAACATCCTCACCAACATGGCCTCACATATATTCTCaataaaaagaagagaaattgcAATTTATGTGGTCAAGATGCATGCGATAAGCCAGCTCTTGAATGTTCACCATGCAAATATTTGGTGCATGAGGATTGTAACGATGAAGATTG GATAGATTTCCATGCTGTAGTATTGGCTACAGGCTATAAGAACAATGTGCCATTTTGGCTTAAG ATGgcagaattgaaatttttttttcatgagcaTCAGCTGATACTAAATGAAGCTGAGCCTGTTGTCGGTAAGGATGTAGAATGTGTTGGGTGCAAACAGCCAATCAACAAACTCATAGACGCATTTTATAGGTGCAACAAGTCCCTTATTGATAGCAGTCCAGCGAGTGATTGTGTTGGTTTCTATATGCATAAAACTTGTTCTGAGTTGCCCTCAACTTTTACACACCCTATGAACCCGAAAAAACCTCTAAGCCTCTTTGTGCTTCCATATAAAAAAGAATACTTTTATATTTGTCATGCTTGTGACAGCCACTCTCAGCACTTTATGTATGGTTCTGATTCTTCTGTCAGTTCCGAATTTCGTGTTTGTTTGAAATGTGTAATGTCAGAACTTAAATCTCTAGAGGACCGTAACCTTTGTCATCCAGGTCACAATCACCCATTAACTTTAGTCCAAAGCCCAGCTTTGTTCCTGTGTCATGCTTGTAACACTACAGCTACAGACTTGTCCTATATCTGTACAAGATGTTGTTTTTATATACACAAGAATTGTGCCAATGCACCCACCACCTATCAAAGTAAATTCCACAATGAACACGCTCTCATCTTGACCTACTCTCTTCCCCAACAATATCGTCAATATCTTTGTTACTGCAGCATCTGCGAGAAACATATAAATCCCATCTACTGGGTTTATATTTGTGCGAATTGCAGATTTTTTGCTCACGTGAAATGTGCTTCATTAACTGAGATGTTGAG TGAAAGTGATATTGATGATGAAGCAGATTGCGGAGAGTCCAGTTTGATGCAGTTCCCAGTGCATGATGAAGCATCACTACATGAAACAATGCAACAATGTATCATCAAGGCCGTAAATCCTTCCACTGGGGAACCTTCACCTTATATCAATCATTGGGCCCATGGACACCAACTGGCACTCGGAAACAAGAATGCAAAAACTTTGCCCCTCAACTTGAAGCCGAAAATAGCAGAAACTGAATTGCTAATCTGTGATGGTTGCATGAATCCTATCTCCTTGGTTGATGTATTCTATGAATGCAGTTTATGCAATTTTTTTCTCCACAGATCATGCTCCCAATTCCCGAAAAGGATTAAGCATCATCTAGCAGGCGATCTGGAGGCAGTGCTAGCACGAGAGTCAGGTGAACTATATACTTTTCAATGCAGTGGTTGCGGCATTTATGGTAATGGGATTTGCATGCTCAATGATGAATACACTTTTGACATCAAGTGCGCTTCATTACCCAGAATAATCAAACATAAAGGTCATCGTCACCCTCTTCAGCAATTAAAGACTCCAGATGACTTTCTTTGCAAAGGTTGTTGGCGTGAGCCTGTAACTGAAGAGGTAAGAACCATCGTGTACGGATGTGAAAAATGTGAATTTTACACACATATAGGGTGTGTGTTAAGTGCACAAGTGGTGAAACATAGGTGGGATCCTCATCCTCTCTACTTGATCCTGTCTCTCAAGAATGTACCCGATCATCCCCACGAATTCCCTTGTGAATTTTGCTCCAAAGAGATAAACACCAACAGTTGGTTTTATCACTGCAATGTATGCGATCTATCATTTCATATTAGCTGTATTGATCCAGATGATTGGCTGTCCAATATCAAGTTTGGTGCCACCAACATTTACAGCGACAAACATCCTCATCCACACGGCCTCACATATATTCTCAATAAAAAGACAAGGAATTGCAATTTATGTGGGGAAGATGCACGCGATACGCCGGCTCTCCAATGTTCACCATGCAAATATATAGTGCATCGGAATTGTTTCATTAAAGAATGA
- the LOC108197062 gene encoding uncharacterized protein LOC108197062, producing MLSESDIDDEADCGESSLMHFPVHDQASLHETMQQCIIKAANSLLHDSANAEPLPYINHWTHKHPLTLRNKNATTSTSNLKHKLAETELLICDGCTKPISLVDDISYECNLCKFFLHKSCALFPEEIEHHLAGKLWGVQVDNEQIIYCQGCSHLGNGIFMRNETACFDIGCASLPRIIKHESHRHPLKQLPYPDDYICKACRSELLTDREIMMYGCERCEFYIHIWCALRPRRVNHRWDPHTLDLILSLNNVPDHPHEFECELCSEQIDPNTWFYHCNVCDLSFDTFCIDPDSWLSNIKLGATNIHTDSHPHSHGLTLAVNKKKRKCDKCGIDAPGWIVLECSECEFMVHVRC from the exons ATGTTGAG CGAAAGTGATATTGATGATGAAGCAGATTGCGGAGAGTCCAGTTTGATGCACTTCCCAGTGCATGATCAAGCATCACTGCACGAAACGATGCAACAATGTATCATCAAGGCAGCAAATTCCCTCCTGCATGACTCTGCCAATGCGGAACCTTTACCTTATATCAACCATTGGACTCATAAACACCCGCTGACACTTAGAAACAAGAACGCAACAACTTCAACCTCTAACTTGAAACATAAATTAGCAGAAACTGAATTGCTAATCTGTGACGGGTGCACTAAACCTATATCTTTGGTTGATGATATATCCTACGAATGCAATTTATGCAAATTTTTTCTCCACAAATCATGCGCCCTATTTCCAGAAGAGATTGAGCATCATCTAGCAGGCAAGCTGTGGGGAGTACAAGTAGATAACGAACAAATAATTTATTGCCAGGGTTGCAGTCATCTTGGTAATGGGATTTTCATGCGCAATGAAACAGCCTGTTTTGATATCGGGTGTGCTTCGTTACCCAGAATAATCAAACATGAATCTCATCGTCATCCTCTTAAGCAATTACCATATCCAGATGATTATATTTGCAAAGCATGTCGTTCTGAACTTTTAACAGACAGAGAAATTATGATGTATGGATGTGAAAGATGCGAATTCTACATACATATATGGTGTGCGTTAAGGCCACGTCGGGTGAATCATCGATGGGATCCTCATACTCTGGACCTGATTCTGTCGCTCAACAATGTACCTGATCATCCTCATGAATTCGAGTGTGAACTCTGTTCCGAGCAGATAGACCCAAACACTTGGTTCTATCACTGCAATGTTTGTGATCTATCATTTGATACTTTCTGTATTGATCCTGATTCCTGGCTCTCCAATATCAAGCTTGGTGCCACCAACATTCATACCGACTCACATCCTCACTCACACGGCCTGACATTGGCCGTGAATAAAAAGAAGAGGAAATGCGACAAGTGTGGTATAGATGCACCCGGCTGGATAGTCCTCGAATGTTCAGAATGCGAATTTATGGTTCATGTGCGTTGTTGA
- the LOC108201943 gene encoding monogalactosyldiacylglycerol synthase, chloroplastic isoform X2, with product MQVFVTDLWTDHTPWPFNQLPRSYNFLVKHGSLWRVTYYASAPKVIHQSNFAATSAFIAREVARGLMKYQPDIIISVHPLMQHVPLRILRSRGLLDKIVFTTVITDLSTCHPTWFHKLVTRCYCPTDEVVKRALKAGLQSSQIKVYGLPVRPSFVKPVRPKVELRKDLGMDEDLPAVLLMGGGEGMGPIEATAKALGNALYDENRGGPVGQVLVICGRNKKLASRLQSIDWKIPVQVKGFVTKMEECMEACDCIITKAGPGTIAEAMIRGLPIILNGYIAGQEVGNVPYVVENGCGKFSKSPKQIASIVSQWFGPKADELHAMSQNALRLARPDAVFKIVHDMDELVRQKRPVPQYSLT from the exons ATGCAGGTGTTTGTGACTGATTTGTGGACCGATCATACTCCTTGGCCCTTCAATCAATTGCCACGGAGCTATAATTTCTTGGTAAAACATGGGTCTTTATGGAGAGTGACGTACTATGCTTCAGCTCCTAAGGTGATCCATCAATCCAATTTTGCAGCAACATCAGCATTTATCGCCCG AGAGGTTGCCAGAGGTTTGATGAAATACCAGCCTGATATAATAATTAGCGTACATCCCTTAATGCAGCATGTTCCACTTCGTATCTTGAGGTCAAGGGGTCTCCTTGATAAGATAGTGTTTACTACTGTGATAACGGATTTAAGCACCTGCCATCCTACATG GTTCCATAAGCTAGTAACGAGATGCTATTGTCCAACTGATGAGGTGGTGAAAAGGGCACTAAAGGCTGGTCTTCAATCTTCTCAGATTAAAGTTTATGGCCTTCCTGTTAGACCTTCATTTGTTAAGCCTGTTCGCCCAAAG GTAGAACTAAGAAAAGACCTCGGAATGGATGAGGATCTACCTGCTGTGTTGCTAATGGGTGGTGGGGAAGGGATGGGTCCCATCGAGGCCACTGCAAAGGCACTTGGTAATGCATTGTATGATGAAAATCGTGGAGGTCCTGTAGGTCAGGTCCTTGTGATATGCGGTCGCAACAAAAAGCTAGCTAGCAGATTGCAGTCAATTGATTGGAAGATTCCGGTTCAG gtTAAGGGATTTGTCACTAAAATGGAGGAGTGCATGGAGGCTTGTGATTGTATAATTACTAAG GCTGGTCCGGGGACTATCGCTGAAGCTATGATTAGAGGTCTCCCCATTATTTTAAACGGTTACATTGCCGGACAG GAAGTTGGCAACGTACCATACGTGGTGGAGAATGGATGTgggaaattttcaaaatccccaAAACAGATAGCTTCTATTGTCTCCCAGTGGTTTGGTCCAAAAGCAGATGAGCTTCATGCTATGTCGCAAAACGCATTGAGACTAGCACGGCCGGATGCAGTATTTAAAATTGTGCACGACATGGACGAGCTAGTGAGACAGAAAAGACCTGTGCCTCAGTACTCGTTAACCTAG